A single window of Granulicella mallensis MP5ACTX8 DNA harbors:
- a CDS encoding HK97 family phage prohead protease, which yields MSKEPNSVEHRYLTQEFRVSDTGAPTISGYAALFGVFSEDIGGWTESIDPHAFDAIMMTNPDVRALWNHNPDHVLGRTLSGTLKLNLDSRGLAYVIDPPNTTLANDLIVSMRRKDVTQSSFGFKVKRDQWTEQPDGSITRRILEFQELLDISPVTYPAYAQTSSQARNMPSTMPAELRSKIITRSADDISNEPICECECTQCLAGACNLCSDDDCIDEVCSCYNQNAQRSLHVSDSEHRRLLMKLALLAHKH from the coding sequence ATGTCTAAAGAACCAAATTCAGTTGAGCATCGCTATCTAACACAAGAGTTTCGTGTGTCCGATACAGGAGCGCCAACCATTTCCGGTTATGCCGCTCTATTCGGCGTTTTTTCAGAAGATATCGGAGGCTGGACCGAATCGATTGATCCTCACGCATTCGATGCCATCATGATGACGAATCCTGATGTCCGTGCTCTATGGAATCACAATCCTGACCATGTATTAGGCAGAACTCTATCGGGCACATTGAAGCTAAACCTTGATTCTCGCGGATTGGCCTACGTCATTGATCCACCTAACACAACACTGGCTAACGACCTGATTGTTTCGATGCGCCGTAAGGATGTAACGCAATCGTCATTCGGCTTCAAGGTCAAACGCGATCAATGGACAGAGCAACCAGACGGCAGCATCACTCGCCGCATATTGGAATTCCAAGAGTTGCTAGACATATCGCCTGTTACCTATCCGGCTTATGCCCAAACAAGCTCTCAGGCCCGCAACATGCCTTCGACAATGCCAGCCGAACTCCGCTCTAAGATCATCACCCGATCAGCAGACGACATCTCAAATGAACCTATTTGCGAATGTGAATGCACCCAATGTCTCGCAGGAGCCTGCAATCTCTGCTCTGACGATGACTGCATAGACGAAGTTTGTTCTTGCTACAACCAGAATGCTCAGAGATCACTACATGTCTCTGATTCAGAGCATAGACGCCTTCTGATGAAGCTGGCTCTATTGGCTCATAAGCACTAA
- a CDS encoding phage major capsid protein, which produces MEIKSLTEKRNKIMSDATALVAGENVTAEQRTQFDSMLADVTAIDGDIARVQAADEYRASINKATNSPRPNPGESNDVHESVEVRSAQVKQSFRNYLRTGQIEIRDLTVANSGVMIPTLFNPSVFEAQKSYGQIYDLVNVMKTDTGDPIKLVLDNDTNNGLTSVTVGTNASEVDPSITGLTLQVDNFTTGVIRIDNGLLTDAGFDVEAFIRDRFANRFFRGASNLIINGNAGAVQSITTAYNTQGFTSATTNKLGYVDFATAIGTLDPAYQPNAVWAMSNATLGYVIGLTDTAGRPLFLPNYGDASGGFVGTILGRPVKLVTQLPAVATGNVPVLFGDFKQAYTFRQQNPGLGILRLNELFAAGYETGFVGFARVGGLATNAGVSPICAITIK; this is translated from the coding sequence ATGGAAATCAAGTCTTTAACAGAAAAACGCAACAAGATCATGTCTGATGCGACTGCATTAGTAGCGGGCGAAAACGTCACCGCAGAACAACGCACTCAATTCGATTCAATGTTGGCTGATGTCACAGCCATTGACGGCGATATCGCCAGAGTCCAGGCCGCTGACGAATACCGCGCCTCCATCAACAAGGCTACAAACAGCCCACGTCCTAACCCAGGCGAATCCAACGACGTTCATGAATCCGTTGAAGTCCGCAGCGCCCAGGTAAAGCAATCATTTCGCAATTACCTTCGTACCGGCCAGATAGAGATACGTGATTTAACTGTCGCCAACAGCGGCGTTATGATCCCCACTCTCTTCAATCCTTCAGTCTTTGAAGCTCAGAAGTCATACGGCCAAATCTATGACCTCGTTAACGTGATGAAGACCGACACTGGCGATCCTATCAAGCTAGTTCTTGATAACGACACCAACAACGGCCTTACCTCCGTCACCGTTGGAACTAACGCCAGCGAAGTCGACCCATCCATCACTGGATTAACCCTTCAGGTGGACAACTTCACCACAGGCGTTATCAGAATCGACAATGGCCTCCTAACAGACGCCGGATTCGATGTTGAGGCCTTCATCCGTGACAGATTCGCTAACCGCTTCTTTCGGGGTGCAAGCAATCTCATCATCAACGGCAACGCAGGTGCGGTTCAGTCAATAACCACCGCATACAACACCCAAGGTTTCACCAGCGCCACAACCAACAAGCTCGGCTATGTTGACTTTGCTACTGCTATCGGAACCCTAGACCCTGCATATCAGCCTAACGCCGTATGGGCAATGTCCAATGCAACACTTGGCTATGTCATCGGTCTAACTGACACCGCTGGCCGTCCCTTATTCCTTCCTAATTACGGTGACGCATCAGGTGGTTTCGTCGGAACCATTCTCGGTCGCCCTGTAAAGCTAGTCACCCAGCTTCCCGCTGTTGCAACAGGTAATGTTCCTGTTCTATTCGGTGACTTCAAACAAGCCTATACATTCCGTCAGCAAAATCCTGGCCTCGGAATCCTTCGCTTGAATGAACTCTTTGCAGCCGGATACGAAACAGGCTTCGTCGGTTTCGCCCGTGTCGGTGGATTAGCCACTAACGCCGGTGTCTCACCCATCTGCGCAATCACAATCAAGTAA
- a CDS encoding head-tail connector protein has translation MILSYQLITPPTVEPVTLELAKSHCRVDFTADDPLIQVYITAARQYAEKYTNRAFFNQTWVLALDHFPLPRFQTSLNAEQRHDWPYFGAAWDYFSIRLPKPRCVSVQSVTYLDLNAQLQTLDPSTYFVDTTSEPARLVPSENLFWPYTQQYLPGSVKITYLAGSYGDGVTVNTCPQTIVMAILLLVSHWYENREDSTALNLKNIPMGVSALLDTEVFNALTYDAV, from the coding sequence ATGATCCTCAGCTATCAACTCATCACACCGCCAACGGTGGAACCTGTCACGCTCGAATTGGCAAAAAGCCATTGCAGAGTCGACTTTACTGCTGATGATCCTCTGATCCAGGTCTACATCACAGCGGCCCGGCAGTATGCGGAGAAATACACCAATCGCGCATTCTTCAACCAGACATGGGTGTTGGCATTGGATCACTTTCCGTTGCCGAGATTCCAAACGTCATTGAATGCAGAACAGCGTCATGATTGGCCCTATTTCGGTGCCGCATGGGACTACTTCAGCATCAGGCTGCCTAAGCCACGATGCGTCTCTGTTCAGTCCGTCACATATCTTGACCTGAACGCACAGCTTCAGACATTAGACCCATCGACATACTTCGTCGATACGACCTCCGAGCCTGCTCGTCTCGTGCCGTCTGAAAACCTCTTCTGGCCATACACACAGCAATATCTCCCCGGCTCAGTAAAGATCACCTATCTGGCTGGCTCTTATGGTGATGGCGTGACCGTCAACACATGCCCACAAACCATTGTGATGGCGATTCTGTTGCTCGTGAGCCATTGGTATGAGAACAGGGAAGACAGTACAGCCCTAAACCTCAAGAACATCCCTATGGGTGTCAGTGCCTTGCTGGATACGGAAGTGTTCAACGCGCTGACTTACGACGCGGTATAA
- a CDS encoding phage head closure protein — MQAGNLKRPITVEVPGTTKDQYGQITATWDTLLQTWADIHTITSKEVYALGAGFNSQISHKITIRFQPAVTLAAGMRVVYLTRNFIIQAVSDPTEERRELDLLCLEQTK, encoded by the coding sequence ATGCAAGCAGGAAATCTCAAACGCCCCATCACCGTCGAAGTTCCCGGCACTACCAAAGATCAATACGGCCAGATAACGGCCACATGGGACACTCTGTTGCAGACATGGGCAGACATCCACACGATCACTTCTAAGGAAGTCTATGCTCTGGGTGCTGGATTCAATTCTCAAATCTCCCACAAGATCACTATCCGGTTTCAACCTGCTGTAACGCTCGCAGCCGGAATGCGTGTCGTCTATCTCACCCGCAATTTCATCATTCAAGCTGTATCCGATCCCACAGAAGAGCGTAGGGAACTGGACCTGCTCTGTCTTGAGCAAACGAAATAA
- the gp17 gene encoding tail completion protein gp17, protein MIESGLYQLITANAGFSAIAGNRLYPLVLPDSLVQSDTTQPSATYQTVSSVPVYTNDGPAGCVLARVQFDCFAAAYADAKSVSDAIRKTLDGYTGTLPDGTPVSNCWIDNVTDSYSQDTRLYRTSTDYRVLYAQQ, encoded by the coding sequence ATGATTGAATCCGGTCTTTATCAACTCATCACCGCTAATGCAGGATTCTCGGCCATCGCAGGAAACCGTCTGTATCCCCTGGTGTTGCCTGATTCGCTAGTGCAATCAGATACGACACAACCATCTGCGACATACCAGACTGTCTCGTCTGTGCCTGTTTACACCAACGACGGCCCTGCCGGATGCGTGCTCGCCAGAGTGCAGTTTGATTGTTTCGCGGCGGCTTATGCAGACGCAAAGTCTGTCAGCGATGCGATCAGAAAGACGCTTGACGGCTATACAGGAACACTCCCTGATGGAACCCCTGTGTCGAATTGCTGGATAGATAACGTCACTGATTCCTATTCGCAAGACACCCGCCTATATAGGACATCGACTGATTACCGCGTCCTCTACGCACAGCAATAA
- a CDS encoding phage tail protein: MSTAFISGKSSVLSIAAASATGTPTFTPINQIKTTQYSGRKMDTEDITNMSSAGVTREYAPTLNDAGQLAISGVWDPSDPGQLMLSAAFDAQTLLSVKHQLPLIQDAATVQTTGPLLTYVGYVTESTFDIQFDKSSTFNATIKITGVITIAPGN; encoded by the coding sequence ATGTCTACCGCCTTTATATCCGGTAAGAGTTCCGTATTGTCTATTGCCGCAGCTTCGGCTACCGGAACACCCACCTTTACCCCAATCAATCAGATCAAAACCACTCAGTATTCAGGCCGCAAGATGGATACCGAAGACATCACCAACATGAGTTCTGCTGGCGTGACTCGTGAGTATGCCCCAACTCTCAATGATGCCGGTCAGCTTGCAATCAGCGGTGTGTGGGACCCCTCAGACCCCGGCCAGCTCATGCTCAGTGCCGCATTCGATGCTCAAACTCTTCTCTCGGTAAAGCATCAGCTTCCTCTCATTCAAGATGCTGCAACTGTCCAGACAACCGGACCTTTGCTCACTTATGTGGGTTACGTCACTGAGAGCACTTTCGATATTCAGTTCGATAAGAGTTCGACATTCAACGCCACCATCAAAATCACTGGCGTAATCACCATCGCTCCCGGCAACTAA
- a CDS encoding HK97-gp10 family putative phage morphogenesis protein — MPNEFSDLIAKLDALKGDALKKAERKALTEVGQIVKTAIVERTPVQSGVAEGLLKPGELAANIKAAVHIASDKSTTTGDVSSVTIGPGTAVTRSVANWVENGHANARATKGKKTTDPHPFIRPAQDATQQQAIDAYAATMTAEVTKALN; from the coding sequence ATGCCTAACGAATTCTCCGATCTCATAGCAAAGCTCGATGCCCTGAAGGGTGATGCGCTCAAGAAAGCTGAACGCAAAGCCCTGACGGAAGTCGGCCAGATAGTGAAGACAGCAATAGTCGAACGAACTCCTGTTCAGTCTGGTGTTGCCGAGGGTCTCCTCAAACCCGGTGAACTAGCCGCCAACATAAAAGCCGCTGTTCACATCGCGAGCGACAAATCCACCACGACAGGCGATGTCTCCAGCGTCACCATCGGTCCTGGAACTGCCGTGACACGTTCTGTTGCCAATTGGGTAGAGAACGGACACGCGAATGCTCGCGCTACTAAGGGCAAGAAGACAACCGATCCTCATCCCTTTATCCGGCCAGCTCAAGACGCCACACAACAACAAGCTATTGACGCTTACGCCGCCACGATGACGGCTGAAGTCACTAAGGCACTTAACTAA